From the genome of Phreatobacter cathodiphilus, one region includes:
- a CDS encoding type II toxin-antitoxin system Phd/YefM family antitoxin: MTTVGIFEAKQKLSELIDRVERGEEVRITRNGKHVVRLVPDRDDAANPGIEALERIRARLSKPGVLKGGEVTVDEILSWRDDGRR; this comes from the coding sequence GTGACCACCGTCGGCATCTTCGAGGCCAAGCAGAAGCTGTCTGAACTTATCGACCGCGTGGAGCGTGGCGAGGAGGTTCGCATCACGCGCAACGGCAAGCATGTCGTCAGGCTGGTGCCCGACCGCGACGACGCGGCCAATCCGGGGATCGAAGCTCTCGAACGCATCCGCGCTCGCCTTTCAAAGCCCGGAGTGCTCAAGGGCGGCGAGGTGACTGTCGACGAGATCCTGTCCTGGCGTGACGACGGCCGGCGATGA
- a CDS encoding RBBP9/YdeN family alpha/beta hydrolase, with protein sequence MRTADADILIVPGYTNSAEDHWQSRWEAKLPTARRVHLGDWHKPDKARWVDNLATAVASCSRPVILVGHSLGVVTIAHAAPLFPKGLVAGGFLVGLPDIEEHPDIPEVERHFAPIPRDPLPFPSVLVASRTDPHCAYERAEDFGYAWGAAVADAGDAGHINAASGHGPWPEGLMRFAGFLKALG encoded by the coding sequence ATGCGCACCGCCGACGCCGACATCCTCATCGTTCCCGGCTACACGAACTCCGCCGAGGACCACTGGCAGTCCCGCTGGGAGGCCAAGCTTCCGACGGCACGACGCGTCCATCTCGGCGACTGGCACAAGCCCGACAAGGCGCGTTGGGTCGACAATCTCGCCACCGCCGTCGCCTCCTGCTCGCGGCCCGTCATCCTCGTCGGCCATTCGCTGGGGGTTGTCACCATCGCCCATGCCGCGCCGCTCTTCCCCAAGGGGCTGGTCGCGGGCGGCTTCCTGGTGGGACTGCCGGACATCGAGGAGCACCCGGACATCCCGGAGGTCGAGCGGCATTTCGCGCCGATCCCCCGCGATCCCCTGCCCTTCCCCTCGGTGCTGGTGGCGAGCCGCACCGACCCGCATTGCGCCTATGAGCGCGCCGAGGACTTCGGCTACGCCTGGGGCGCGGCGGTGGCCGATGCGGGAGACGCGGGCCACATCAACGCCGCCTCCGGCCACGGTCCCTGGCCGGAGGGGCTGATGCGCTTCGCGGGTTTTCTGAAGGCGCTGGGCTGA
- the purB gene encoding adenylosuccinate lyase, protein MIPRYSRAEMTAIWDPQTKFRIWFEIEAHACDALADLGVIPKESAANIWAKAKDVTFDVARIDAIEREVKHDVIAFLTHLAEFIGPDSRFVHQGMTSSDVLDTCFNVQLVRASDLLIADVKALLAALKRRAFEHRMTPTIGRSHGIHAEPTTFGVKLAQAYAEFDRCLARLEAAREEVRTCAISGAVGTFAQIDPRVEEHVARAMGLKVEPVSTQVIPRDRHAMFFATLGVVASCIERLATEIRHLQRTEVLEAEEFFSEGQKGSSAMPHKRNPVLTENLTGLARLVRGMALPAMENVALWHERDISHSSVERMIGPDATVTLDFALVRLTGVVDKLLVYPANMQKNLDRLGGLVHSQRVLLALTQKGVSREDSYRLVQRNAMPVWRGEGEFLTLLKADPEVRAALSEAELEEKFDLGYHLKHVDTIFRRVFGEA, encoded by the coding sequence ATGATCCCGCGCTACTCCCGCGCCGAAATGACCGCCATCTGGGACCCGCAGACCAAGTTCCGCATCTGGTTCGAGATCGAGGCCCACGCCTGCGACGCCCTCGCCGATCTCGGCGTCATTCCGAAGGAATCCGCCGCCAACATCTGGGCCAAGGCGAAGGACGTGACCTTTGACGTCGCGCGCATCGACGCCATCGAGCGCGAGGTGAAGCACGACGTCATCGCCTTCCTGACCCACCTCGCCGAATTCATCGGCCCCGACTCCCGCTTCGTCCACCAGGGCATGACCTCGTCCGACGTGCTCGACACCTGCTTCAACGTCCAGTTGGTGCGGGCATCGGACCTGCTCATCGCCGACGTGAAGGCGCTCCTCGCCGCCCTCAAGCGCCGCGCCTTCGAGCACAGGATGACGCCGACCATCGGCCGCTCGCACGGTATCCACGCCGAGCCGACCACCTTCGGCGTCAAGCTCGCCCAGGCCTATGCCGAGTTCGACCGCTGCCTCGCCCGCCTCGAGGCCGCCCGCGAGGAGGTGCGCACCTGCGCCATTTCCGGCGCCGTCGGCACGTTCGCGCAGATCGACCCGCGGGTGGAGGAACATGTCGCCAGGGCCATGGGCCTCAAGGTCGAGCCGGTCTCGACGCAGGTCATCCCGCGCGACCGCCACGCCATGTTCTTCGCCACCCTCGGCGTGGTCGCCTCCTGCATCGAGCGCCTCGCCACCGAGATCCGCCACCTCCAGCGCACCGAGGTGCTGGAGGCCGAGGAGTTCTTCTCCGAGGGGCAGAAGGGCTCCTCGGCCATGCCCCACAAGCGCAATCCCGTGCTGACCGAGAATCTCACGGGCCTCGCCCGCCTCGTCCGCGGCATGGCGCTGCCGGCCATGGAGAACGTCGCGCTCTGGCACGAGCGCGACATCTCGCATTCCTCGGTCGAGCGCATGATCGGCCCCGACGCCACGGTGACCCTCGACTTCGCGTTGGTGCGCCTCACCGGCGTCGTCGACAAGCTGCTGGTCTATCCCGCCAACATGCAGAAGAACCTCGACCGCCTGGGCGGTCTCGTCCACTCGCAGCGGGTTCTGCTCGCCCTCACCCAGAAGGGCGTCAGCCGCGAGGATTCCTACCGGCTGGTCCAGCGCAACGCCATGCCGGTCTGGCGCGGCGAGGGCGAGTTCCTGACACTCCTGAAGGCCGACCCGGAAGTGCGCGCGGCGCTCTCCGAGGCCGAACTCGAGGAAAAGTTCGACCTCGGGTACCACCTGAAGCACGTCGACACCATCTTCCGCCGCGTTTTTGGCGAAGCGTGA
- a CDS encoding type II toxin-antitoxin system VapC family toxin: MTSVVLDASCMLAAFLPDEMVGGAADLVVRALANGAVVPGIWRLEVVNGALQAHRRGRFDGDILAALLADFAKVAVTVDQEGASSPWGPVADLARRHHLSACDASYLELARRRGLPLATLDTRLRRAAGHESVEVF, from the coding sequence ATGACGTCGGTCGTCCTCGACGCCTCCTGCATGCTCGCGGCCTTCCTGCCCGATGAAATGGTCGGCGGAGCGGCCGACCTCGTCGTCCGTGCCCTGGCGAACGGAGCCGTGGTGCCGGGCATCTGGCGCCTCGAAGTCGTCAATGGCGCGCTTCAGGCCCATCGCCGCGGCCGGTTCGACGGCGACATTCTCGCCGCCCTCCTCGCGGATTTTGCCAAGGTCGCGGTCACCGTCGACCAGGAGGGGGCGTCCTCGCCATGGGGTCCCGTGGCGGATCTGGCACGCAGGCACCATCTGTCCGCCTGCGACGCCAGCTATCTCGAACTGGCCCGTCGCCGTGGCCTCCCCCTCGCCACCCTCGATACGAGACTGCGCCGGGCCGCCGGCCACGAATCCGTGGAAGTTTTCTGA
- a CDS encoding HpcH/HpaI aldolase family protein: MHQTPKPFELARRLRAGESLFTAWMSMPEPLLADHVAREGFDAVTFDMQHSSVDLLSAMRGISAVNHAGKPAGVRIALEAFGDGARLLDTGAEIIIAPMINSVADAKRFASAVKYPPLGDRSWGGNRFQQLTGMNPQDYLRQANEMTVSLAMIETTAALAAVDDILAVPGIDGVFAGPSDLSITLLKGEKLDPNNQVVKDAFAKIMTAAKKAGKLTGCYAPSPARAKELAADGWGFITLINDSLMVRGGAQNALNVVRG; encoded by the coding sequence ATGCACCAGACACCGAAGCCGTTCGAACTCGCGCGGCGCCTGCGCGCGGGCGAGAGCCTGTTCACCGCCTGGATGAGCATGCCGGAGCCGCTGCTGGCCGATCACGTCGCCCGCGAGGGCTTCGACGCCGTCACCTTCGACATGCAGCACTCCTCCGTCGACCTCCTCTCGGCGATGCGCGGCATCTCGGCGGTGAACCATGCCGGCAAGCCGGCCGGCGTGCGCATCGCGCTGGAAGCCTTCGGCGACGGCGCGCGCCTCCTCGACACGGGCGCGGAGATCATCATCGCGCCGATGATCAACTCGGTGGCGGACGCCAAGCGGTTCGCCTCGGCGGTGAAGTATCCGCCGCTCGGCGACCGTTCCTGGGGCGGCAACCGGTTCCAGCAGCTCACCGGCATGAACCCGCAGGACTATCTGCGCCAGGCCAACGAGATGACGGTCAGCCTCGCCATGATCGAGACGACGGCGGCCCTCGCGGCAGTGGACGACATCCTCGCCGTGCCGGGCATCGACGGCGTCTTTGCCGGCCCGTCCGACCTCTCCATCACCCTTTTGAAGGGCGAGAAGCTCGACCCGAACAATCAGGTGGTCAAGGACGCCTTCGCCAAGATCATGACGGCTGCGAAGAAGGCCGGAAAGCTCACCGGCTGCTACGCGCCGAGCCCGGCGCGGGCCAAGGAACTCGCCGCCGACGGCTGGGGCTTCATCACGCTGATCAACGACAGCCTGATGGTGCGCGGCGGGGCGCAGAACGCGCTGAACGTCGTGCGCGGCTGA